In Jejubacter calystegiae, the following are encoded in one genomic region:
- the amiA gene encoding N-acetylmuramoyl-L-alanine amidase AmiA, protein MSKIKTLQPIASRRQFLLTGLAALTFAGLNSAYAREESKALKTQNGHSTPSRKSGGRRVIVLDPGHGGIDSGALGSNGSMEKHVVLAIAKNVRTILRQKGYDARLTRTTDEFIPLYDRVEIAHKHGADLFMSIHADGFTNPSVSGASVFALSNRGASSAMAKYLSERENAADDVAGSKAKNRDHYLQQVLFDLVQTDTISNSLTLGSHVLKQIRAVHRLHSKSTEQAAFVVLKSPSIPSVLVETSFITNPAEERLLGTTAFRQKIAHAIAGGVVNYFNWFDNHKAHSKRKAAS, encoded by the coding sequence ATGAGTAAAATAAAGACGCTGCAACCCATTGCATCACGCCGCCAGTTTTTATTAACCGGTCTGGCTGCACTGACCTTTGCCGGACTCAATAGCGCGTACGCCCGGGAAGAGAGTAAGGCATTAAAGACCCAGAACGGGCACAGTACCCCCAGCCGTAAATCCGGCGGTCGCCGGGTGATCGTACTGGATCCCGGCCATGGCGGTATCGATAGCGGCGCGCTCGGGAGCAACGGCTCCATGGAGAAGCACGTAGTACTGGCCATCGCCAAAAACGTGCGTACCATTCTGCGCCAGAAGGGCTACGATGCCCGTCTGACCCGCACTACCGACGAATTTATTCCACTCTATGACCGGGTGGAGATCGCCCACAAGCACGGCGCCGATCTCTTTATGTCGATCCACGCGGACGGCTTTACCAACCCTTCGGTTTCCGGCGCATCGGTCTTTGCGCTCTCTAACCGCGGCGCCAGTAGCGCTATGGCCAAATACCTTTCCGAGCGTGAAAACGCCGCCGATGACGTGGCGGGCAGCAAGGCCAAAAATCGCGACCACTACCTGCAGCAGGTGCTGTTCGATCTGGTTCAGACCGATACTATAAGCAACAGCCTGACCCTGGGATCTCATGTGCTTAAGCAAATTCGCGCGGTTCACCGCCTGCACAGTAAGAGCACTGAACAGGCCGCCTTTGTGGTGCTAAAATCACCTTCTATACCGTCGGTACTGGTGGAAACCTCATTTATCACCAACCCTGCAGAAGAGCGCCTGTTGGGCACCACCGCATTTCGTCAGAAAATCGCCCATGCCATCGCGGGCGGCGTGGTGAACTACTTTAACTGGTTCGATAACCACAAGGCTCACTCTAAACGCAAAGCAGCATCATGA
- the hemF gene encoding oxygen-dependent coproporphyrinogen oxidase has protein sequence MKPDIQKVKTYLQELQDSICHELASRDDSRFREDNWQRPGGGGGRTRVLNGELFEQAGVNFSHVHGDQMPASATAHRPELAGRSFEAMGVSLVVHPRNPYVPTSHANVRFFMAEKPGAEPVWWFGGGFDLTPYYGFEEDARHWHRTARDLCQPFGEELYPRYKKWCDEYFWLKHRDEQRGIGGLFYDDLNIPDFDHCFDFTRAVGQGYLDAYLPIVDKRRTLSWGEREREFQLWRRGRYVEFNLVWDRGTLFGLQTGGRTESILMSMPPLVRWQYDYQPEPGSPEATLAQFIRVRDWI, from the coding sequence ATGAAACCCGATATTCAAAAAGTAAAAACCTACCTGCAGGAACTGCAGGACAGCATCTGTCATGAGCTCGCCAGCCGTGATGACAGCCGTTTTCGCGAAGATAACTGGCAGCGCCCGGGCGGCGGCGGCGGTCGTACCCGGGTACTGAATGGCGAGCTATTCGAACAGGCAGGGGTTAACTTTTCTCACGTCCACGGCGACCAGATGCCGGCTTCCGCCACGGCGCACCGCCCCGAGCTGGCAGGCCGCAGTTTCGAGGCGATGGGGGTTTCGCTGGTAGTGCATCCGCGCAATCCTTACGTTCCCACCAGTCATGCCAACGTGCGGTTCTTTATGGCTGAAAAGCCAGGGGCCGAACCGGTGTGGTGGTTTGGCGGCGGTTTCGATCTCACCCCCTATTACGGCTTTGAGGAAGATGCCCGCCACTGGCACCGCACCGCGCGCGATCTCTGCCAGCCGTTCGGCGAAGAGCTCTACCCGCGCTACAAGAAGTGGTGCGATGAATATTTCTGGCTGAAACACCGGGATGAACAACGCGGTATTGGCGGTCTGTTCTATGACGATCTGAACATCCCGGACTTCGACCACTGCTTCGACTTCACTCGCGCCGTCGGCCAGGGGTATCTGGACGCCTATCTGCCGATTGTCGACAAGCGTCGCACCCTGTCCTGGGGCGAGCGCGAGCGCGAATTTCAGCTGTGGCGCCGCGGGCGCTACGTGGAGTTTAACCTGGTCTGGGATCGCGGCACCCTGTTTGGCCTGCAGACCGGTGGGCGCACCGAATCGATACTGATGTCGATGCCGCCGCTGGTGCGCTGGCAGTACGACTACCAGCCCGAGCCTGGCAGCCCGGAGGCTACGCTGGCGCAATTCATCCGCGTTCGCGACTGGATTTAA
- a CDS encoding urease subunit gamma: MQLTPREMEKLMIYTLADVASRRKGRGLKLNHPEAVAMITVAALEGAREGKTLEEVMHDARHVLCRQDVMDGVSELIPHVQVEAIFTDGSRLVTIHDPIL; encoded by the coding sequence ATGCAATTAACGCCGCGTGAGATGGAAAAACTCATGATATATACGCTCGCTGATGTAGCGAGCAGACGTAAAGGGAGGGGGCTAAAACTTAATCATCCGGAGGCGGTCGCCATGATTACCGTCGCGGCGCTGGAAGGCGCCAGAGAAGGAAAAACGCTTGAAGAGGTGATGCATGACGCCCGCCATGTGCTGTGCCGCCAGGATGTTATGGATGGCGTCAGCGAGCTTATACCACACGTGCAGGTAGAAGCCATCTTTACCGACGGTAGCCGCCTGGTCACTATTCACGATCCGATCCTGTGA
- the ureB gene encoding urease subunit beta — MSKKRTEQTVVPGEYILHESPIAFNEKREEIRIKVRNTGDRPIQIGSHFHFFEANKALLFDRHAAYGKRLNIASTTAIRFEPGDEIEVPLISVGGKKTLYGFNNLVDGWTGESPIANGERAEKIRTVNNAIALGYQNLKDEEPPVAE; from the coding sequence ATGTCTAAAAAAAGAACAGAACAAACCGTCGTTCCTGGCGAGTATATTCTTCATGAATCACCGATCGCTTTTAATGAAAAAAGAGAAGAAATCCGAATTAAAGTCAGAAATACCGGTGACCGCCCAATTCAAATAGGCTCCCACTTTCACTTCTTTGAAGCAAATAAAGCCCTACTGTTCGACCGTCATGCGGCCTATGGCAAACGCCTGAATATTGCCTCAACGACAGCCATCCGCTTTGAACCTGGAGATGAAATAGAGGTGCCCTTAATTTCAGTAGGCGGAAAAAAGACGCTGTATGGATTTAATAACCTGGTCGATGGCTGGACAGGCGAAAGCCCGATCGCAAATGGAGAGCGGGCCGAAAAAATCCGGACGGTAAATAACGCGATAGCCCTTGGCTATCAGAATCTGAAAGACGAAGAGCCGCCGGTTGCGGAATAA
- a CDS encoding urease subunit alpha — MPVISRQEYAGLFGPTVGDKIRLGDTNLIIEIEKDLRGYGEESVYGGGKSLRDGMGADNRLTSSGVLDLAITNVTLLDARHGVIKADVGIKNGCIVGIGKCGNPSIMDGVTPGMVVGVGTDVIAGEHLLLTAAGIDTHIHFISPQQAEHALSNGITTFFGGGVGPTDGSNGTTVTAGPWHIHRMLRAFESLPVNVGILGKGHASQAAPLEEQILAGAVGLKVHEDWGATGSALRHALRVADDMDIQVAVHTDSLNEGGYVEDTIDAFEGRTVHTFHTEGAGGGHAPDIIKVASLTNVLPSSTNPTLPFGINSQAELFDMIMVCHNLNPQVPADVAFSESRVRPETIAAENVLHDMGVLSIFSSDSQAMGRVGENWLRVMQTAHAMKAARGKLPEDAEGNDNFRVLRYIAKITINPAIAQGISHVLGSVEIGKMADLVLWDPRFFGAKPKLVIKGGMISWAVMGDPNASLPTPQPTFYRPMFGHQGKVAQETCVTFVSRAAREAGIQDKLGLERRVMVVHNCRAISKGDMVRNAETPRIDVDPETFAVRVNDEHATVKPVKHAVLNQKYFFS; from the coding sequence ATGCCAGTTATCTCACGTCAGGAATATGCGGGCCTGTTTGGCCCCACCGTTGGCGATAAAATTCGCCTGGGCGACACCAATCTGATTATCGAAATCGAAAAAGATCTGCGCGGCTACGGCGAAGAGTCAGTTTACGGGGGCGGTAAATCGCTGCGCGATGGCATGGGAGCCGACAACCGCCTGACCAGCAGCGGCGTACTGGATCTGGCGATCACCAATGTCACGTTACTCGACGCCCGCCACGGAGTGATTAAGGCCGATGTGGGGATTAAGAACGGCTGTATTGTCGGCATCGGTAAGTGCGGCAATCCCTCGATCATGGACGGCGTCACGCCAGGCATGGTGGTAGGCGTCGGTACCGATGTGATCGCCGGAGAGCACCTGCTCCTGACCGCGGCAGGCATTGATACGCATATTCACTTTATCTCTCCCCAGCAGGCTGAGCACGCGCTTTCTAACGGCATCACCACCTTTTTTGGCGGCGGCGTGGGCCCAACGGACGGTTCCAACGGCACCACGGTCACCGCCGGCCCCTGGCATATTCACCGGATGCTGCGCGCCTTCGAAAGCCTGCCGGTTAACGTCGGTATTCTGGGTAAGGGGCACGCCTCGCAGGCTGCGCCGCTGGAAGAGCAGATCCTCGCGGGCGCGGTCGGGCTGAAAGTCCACGAGGACTGGGGGGCCACCGGGTCCGCACTACGCCATGCGCTGCGGGTCGCAGACGATATGGATATTCAGGTCGCCGTACACACCGACAGCCTGAACGAGGGAGGCTACGTAGAAGATACTATCGACGCCTTTGAAGGGCGCACCGTCCACACCTTCCATACTGAAGGCGCCGGCGGCGGGCACGCGCCCGATATTATTAAGGTGGCGTCGCTCACGAACGTACTGCCCAGTTCCACCAACCCCACCCTGCCGTTTGGTATTAATAGCCAGGCCGAGCTTTTCGATATGATCATGGTCTGCCACAACCTCAATCCTCAGGTTCCCGCCGATGTCGCTTTTTCGGAAAGCCGCGTGCGCCCTGAAACTATCGCCGCGGAAAACGTGCTGCACGATATGGGGGTACTGTCGATATTCTCCAGTGACTCGCAGGCAATGGGTCGGGTGGGTGAAAACTGGCTGCGGGTCATGCAGACCGCGCATGCGATGAAGGCGGCCAGAGGCAAGCTACCGGAAGATGCGGAAGGTAACGATAATTTCCGGGTACTGCGCTACATCGCCAAAATCACGATCAATCCTGCCATTGCTCAGGGTATCAGCCATGTTCTGGGATCTGTCGAGATCGGTAAAATGGCCGATCTGGTGTTATGGGATCCGCGCTTTTTCGGCGCTAAACCCAAACTGGTCATTAAAGGCGGAATGATTAGCTGGGCGGTTATGGGCGACCCCAACGCGTCATTGCCCACACCTCAGCCCACCTTCTATCGCCCCATGTTTGGCCATCAGGGCAAGGTTGCCCAGGAAACCTGCGTGACCTTCGTTTCGCGGGCGGCCAGAGAGGCCGGTATTCAGGATAAGCTCGGTCTGGAACGCCGGGTGATGGTGGTTCACAACTGCCGGGCAATCTCCAAGGGCGATATGGTCCGCAACGCAGAAACGCCGCGCATTGATGTCGATCCCGAAACCTTCGCCGTCCGGGTAAACGACGAACACGCCACCGTCAAGCCGGTGAAACACGCGGTGCTTAACCAGAAATACTTCTTCAGCTAA
- the ureE gene encoding urease accessory protein UreE (involved in the assembly of the urease metallocenter; possible nickel donor) — protein MIIVETILGNVKRDPLWQQRLAQIDADVLALSQWEAQKSRCRKLTRDGIELGIALTRNQLLSDGDVLLWDEARQLAVVVHIQLRDVMVIQLQTEPGSALRIAFELGHALGNQHWKAVIRDNRIFVPLIVARHVMETVLKAHDFRHIAWSFVPGETVLPALTPSEARLLFGGAEDASTHVHVDTLRS, from the coding sequence ATGATCATTGTTGAAACGATTCTGGGTAACGTAAAGCGTGACCCCCTGTGGCAGCAGCGCCTGGCGCAAATCGATGCCGACGTCCTGGCGCTTTCCCAGTGGGAAGCGCAAAAGAGCCGCTGTCGCAAACTGACCCGCGACGGAATCGAGCTGGGGATCGCGCTGACGCGCAACCAGCTGCTGAGCGACGGTGATGTACTCCTGTGGGACGAAGCCCGACAGCTGGCCGTGGTGGTACACATTCAGCTGCGCGACGTTATGGTGATCCAGCTCCAGACGGAACCTGGGTCGGCGCTCAGGATCGCCTTCGAACTGGGGCACGCGCTGGGCAACCAGCACTGGAAGGCGGTCATCCGGGATAACCGCATCTTTGTTCCGCTCATCGTGGCCCGCCACGTTATGGAGACAGTGCTGAAAGCTCACGACTTTCGCCATATTGCCTGGTCTTTCGTCCCCGGCGAAACGGTGCTACCGGCGCTTACGCCATCAGAAGCGCGCCTGTTGTTTGGCGGTGCGGAGGATGCCAGCACCCACGTTCACGTGGACACCCTGCGCTCATGA
- a CDS encoding urease accessory protein UreF: MNALRLIRILQFGDSVLPVGAFAFSSGVESAIQHGVIRDVTTLADFTRDALRQAATGDARAVASCCRALTQDDRPRVLAHDRMLVNRRLNEEGRVMLTRMGKKMAEMAAEITGDERTLWWLAQIRKGATPGSWPITQALVMSSLNTRPREVVATHLYGVAMAQLSAALRLMRITHIEIQKILFELNLDIEALCDLAEQEDVHQMASYAPVAEILAALHVKAFTRLFSN, translated from the coding sequence ATGAACGCGTTACGTCTGATACGCATCCTTCAGTTTGGGGATTCAGTACTGCCGGTTGGCGCCTTCGCTTTTTCCAGCGGCGTTGAATCTGCCATCCAGCACGGCGTGATACGCGATGTCACCACTCTGGCCGACTTTACCCGCGACGCTCTGCGCCAGGCGGCGACCGGGGATGCCCGGGCCGTCGCCTCCTGCTGTCGCGCCCTGACGCAGGACGATCGCCCACGGGTGCTGGCCCACGATCGGATGCTGGTTAACCGCAGACTCAACGAAGAGGGCCGGGTGATGCTAACGCGCATGGGTAAGAAAATGGCGGAGATGGCCGCAGAAATTACCGGCGATGAACGCACCCTGTGGTGGCTGGCGCAAATCAGGAAAGGCGCAACTCCAGGAAGCTGGCCCATCACTCAGGCTCTGGTGATGAGTTCGTTGAATACGCGGCCGCGCGAAGTGGTCGCCACCCATCTGTACGGTGTGGCAATGGCCCAGCTCAGCGCGGCGCTAAGGCTGATGCGCATTACCCATATCGAAATACAGAAAATCCTGTTTGAACTGAACCTGGACATTGAAGCGTTGTGCGATCTGGCGGAACAGGAAGACGTACATCAGATGGCCAGCTACGCGCCAGTCGCCGAAATTCTGGCGGCGCTGCACGTAAAAGCCTTTACCCGTCTGTTTAGTAACTAA
- the ureG gene encoding urease accessory protein UreG, with amino-acid sequence MKKITRIGVGGPVGSGKTAIIEVITPQLIQRGISPLIITNDIVTTEDAKQVKRTLKGILDEEKILGVETGACPHTAVREDPSMNIAAVEEMEARFPDSDLVLIESGGDNLTLTFSPALADFYLYVIDVAEGEKIPRKNGPGLVQADILVINKTDLAPYVGASLAVMEHDTRQVRGNRPYILTNCKTGEGVTELVDMIMRDLLFIHPQKGAQ; translated from the coding sequence GTGAAAAAGATTACCCGCATCGGCGTGGGGGGACCCGTCGGATCCGGCAAAACCGCCATTATTGAAGTGATTACTCCGCAACTGATTCAGCGCGGCATCAGCCCGCTGATTATCACCAACGATATCGTCACAACCGAGGACGCAAAGCAGGTTAAACGCACCCTGAAGGGTATCCTGGACGAAGAAAAGATTCTCGGCGTAGAAACCGGCGCCTGTCCTCATACCGCAGTCAGGGAAGATCCCAGCATGAATATTGCTGCGGTCGAAGAGATGGAAGCCCGCTTTCCCGACAGCGATCTGGTACTGATTGAAAGCGGCGGTGACAACCTGACCCTGACCTTTAGCCCGGCGCTGGCCGACTTTTATCTCTACGTCATTGATGTGGCGGAAGGCGAAAAGATCCCGCGCAAGAATGGTCCGGGCCTGGTACAGGCCGACATTCTGGTTATTAACAAAACGGATCTGGCGCCTTATGTCGGCGCCAGCCTGGCGGTGATGGAGCATGATACCCGCCAGGTTCGCGGCAATCGCCCCTACATTCTGACCAACTGCAAAACCGGTGAAGGCGTGACAGAACTGGTCGATATGATTATGCGCGACCTTTTGTTCATTCATCCTCAGAAGGGGGCGCAATGA
- a CDS encoding urease accessory protein UreD — protein sequence MTIAQAFDAIAQLGQRAPELAMYQDEPPQMASGSAGKNGYLHLSFAQRGERSVLADMDRRAPSLVQRALYWDESMPQMPCVFMISTSGCVLQGDRLMLDIHMAPGACAHVTTQSATKIHAMTHNYAIQRQQIVLQEESYLELMPDPTIPHSGSRFLSDTHITQHPTATLLYSEILASGRKHHPADRGFRFTLWSSHICASRPSGEEIFSERYVLRPDSQPLNGCGVMGPFNVFGNVILLTPVRYHACILARTRPRYHPDAGIACGASLLPNEGGLIFKVLGMEPRHVKSAIREFWQIVREEIIGVGLSAPFLWR from the coding sequence ATGACTATCGCTCAGGCGTTTGACGCAATAGCACAGCTCGGGCAACGCGCGCCTGAGCTTGCCATGTACCAGGACGAGCCGCCACAAATGGCCAGCGGCAGCGCAGGAAAAAACGGCTATCTGCATCTGTCTTTTGCCCAACGAGGCGAACGCAGCGTGCTGGCGGATATGGATCGGCGGGCGCCCAGCCTGGTACAGCGAGCGCTCTACTGGGACGAGTCCATGCCGCAGATGCCCTGCGTCTTTATGATCTCCACCTCTGGCTGCGTGTTACAAGGCGACAGGCTGATGCTGGACATCCATATGGCCCCTGGCGCCTGCGCCCATGTCACGACGCAGTCGGCAACCAAAATCCACGCGATGACGCACAACTACGCCATCCAGCGTCAGCAGATCGTACTGCAAGAAGAGAGCTATCTGGAACTGATGCCGGATCCAACGATCCCCCACAGCGGTTCCCGTTTTCTGTCGGACACCCATATCACTCAGCATCCGACGGCCACGCTTCTCTATAGCGAGATACTCGCATCAGGCCGCAAGCACCATCCGGCCGATCGCGGGTTCCGTTTCACTCTCTGGTCGTCGCATATCTGCGCCAGCCGCCCCAGCGGCGAAGAGATCTTTAGCGAACGCTACGTGCTGCGCCCCGACAGCCAGCCGCTAAACGGCTGTGGCGTAATGGGGCCTTTCAACGTATTCGGTAACGTCATTCTGCTTACGCCGGTACGCTACCACGCCTGTATCCTGGCGCGAACCCGGCCCAGGTATCATCCCGACGCGGGCATAGCCTGCGGCGCCAGCCTGCTGCCAAATGAGGGCGGGCTGATATTCAAAGTACTGGGAATGGAACCGCGCCATGTGAAATCGGCGATCCGGGAGTTCTGGCAGATTGTCCGTGAAGAGATCATCGGCGTCGGCCTGAGTGCTCCCTTTCTCTGGCGCTAA
- a CDS encoding urea transporter — protein sequence MQLLLSWRRNPPGQILSWTLRGCSQVMFQNNPTCGLLFFIAIFLAAFQAGMPQIAWGCLLATVIATITAALQATDRAGLAQGLYGYNACLLGVALPTFLAPGPLMWCSIVFWSLLSPGITVALNRWLAPGPLPALTAPFVLASWVTLLGSYHFNALPPAHLPPPELPLARVFTDIPSLPGDLLREFLSGVSQVFLADNALSGTLILLGLAISSPRAMGYALLGAALALSIAWGLQAEPASLREGLYAFSAVLTAVALGSAFPVPGKSALPRCLAGILSTVLVQGAFNTLLAPFGIPSLTMPFVSVTWCYLLSAPGSEPTKERDCV from the coding sequence ATGCAGTTACTTTTATCATGGCGCCGCAATCCGCCGGGCCAAATCCTGAGCTGGACGCTGCGCGGCTGTTCACAGGTCATGTTCCAGAATAACCCAACCTGCGGCCTGCTATTTTTTATCGCCATCTTTCTTGCCGCTTTCCAGGCCGGTATGCCGCAGATTGCCTGGGGCTGCCTGCTGGCCACCGTTATCGCGACTATCACCGCCGCGCTGCAAGCAACCGATCGCGCCGGGCTGGCTCAGGGGCTGTATGGCTATAACGCCTGTCTGCTCGGCGTTGCGCTGCCAACATTTCTGGCTCCAGGCCCCCTGATGTGGTGCTCTATTGTTTTCTGGAGCCTGCTATCGCCCGGAATCACCGTGGCTCTGAATCGCTGGCTGGCGCCCGGACCTCTGCCAGCACTGACCGCGCCTTTTGTACTGGCAAGCTGGGTAACGCTGCTGGGCAGCTATCATTTTAATGCTCTCCCACCGGCGCATCTGCCACCGCCGGAGCTTCCGTTGGCACGCGTCTTTACGGACATTCCATCACTCCCCGGCGATCTGCTCAGGGAATTCCTGTCTGGCGTATCTCAGGTCTTCCTGGCCGATAACGCCCTGTCCGGCACCCTAATCCTGCTGGGATTGGCGATATCTTCCCCGCGGGCGATGGGCTATGCCCTGCTGGGGGCCGCGCTGGCGCTAAGCATCGCCTGGGGGCTGCAGGCAGAACCCGCATCATTGAGAGAGGGGCTATACGCCTTCAGCGCCGTACTCACGGCTGTCGCGCTGGGCAGCGCCTTTCCTGTTCCGGGGAAGTCAGCACTCCCCCGCTGCCTGGCTGGAATTCTGTCCACGGTACTGGTTCAGGGCGCCTTTAATACGCTACTGGCACCGTTCGGCATCCCTTCATTAACCATGCCTTTCGTCTCGGTAACCTGGTGTTATCTGCTGTCCGCGCCTGGCTCCGAACCGACTAAGGAGAGGGACTGTGTTTAA
- a CDS encoding HoxN/HupN/NixA family nickel/cobalt transporter yields the protein MSEEKTRQRAVLLLLLLLLINIGVWLLTFATFGHSSALMGTALLAYSFGLRHAVDADHIAAIDGVTRKLMQQGQTPTTVGAFFSLGHSTIVILASLAIAFTTLHFRNRLEGIHAIGGTFGTIISALFLMAVALINLSILLTIWKKFRMIKRGKAPPTEAPDALQTGGWLSRLCQPLFRLVNHSWHMYLVGFLFGLGFDTATEIGLLGLSAAGAEQGMSAASLMLFPALFTVGMIFIDTLDNMVMIGAYGWAFSHPLRKMYYNMTITGASVVVALFIGGIEALGLLVDKLGLHGIWWEKIAALNDNLGNMGFWVLGLFVLFWLVSLVNYRLCGYDRLQAEGQK from the coding sequence ATCTCAGAGGAAAAAACCCGCCAGCGCGCCGTCCTGCTGCTGCTACTGCTGCTGCTGATAAATATCGGCGTCTGGCTGTTAACCTTCGCAACCTTTGGCCACAGTAGCGCCCTGATGGGCACAGCGCTACTCGCCTACAGCTTCGGGCTACGGCACGCAGTAGACGCCGATCATATCGCCGCTATCGACGGCGTGACCCGCAAACTGATGCAGCAGGGGCAAACCCCCACAACCGTGGGAGCTTTTTTCTCGCTCGGTCATTCGACCATCGTGATCCTGGCTTCGCTGGCCATCGCCTTCACGACGCTGCATTTTCGCAACCGGCTGGAGGGAATACACGCCATTGGCGGCACCTTCGGTACGATAATATCGGCCCTGTTCCTGATGGCCGTAGCGCTGATTAACCTCAGCATTCTGCTGACCATCTGGAAAAAATTCCGCATGATCAAACGGGGAAAGGCTCCGCCGACTGAAGCGCCCGACGCGCTGCAAACCGGCGGCTGGCTGAGCCGTCTGTGCCAGCCGCTATTTCGTCTGGTCAACCACAGCTGGCATATGTACCTGGTCGGTTTTCTTTTCGGTCTGGGCTTCGATACCGCCACCGAAATTGGCCTGCTGGGGCTTTCCGCCGCCGGAGCAGAGCAAGGCATGAGCGCGGCTTCGCTCATGCTATTCCCTGCCCTGTTTACCGTAGGGATGATATTTATCGATACGCTCGACAATATGGTGATGATCGGTGCCTACGGCTGGGCTTTCTCACACCCGCTACGCAAGATGTACTATAACATGACGATCACCGGCGCTTCCGTAGTGGTCGCGCTGTTTATCGGCGGCATTGAGGCATTAGGGCTACTGGTCGATAAACTGGGGCTGCACGGCATATGGTGGGAAAAAATCGCGGCGCTGAACGATAACCTGGGCAATATGGGGTTCTGGGTACTCGGGCTGTTCGTTCTGTTCTGGCTGGTCTCGCTGGTGAATTACCGGCTATGCGGCTACGACAGGCTACAGGCAGAAGGTCAGAAGTAG